The following are encoded in a window of Hippoglossus stenolepis isolate QCI-W04-F060 chromosome 10, HSTE1.2, whole genome shotgun sequence genomic DNA:
- the pax1a gene encoding paired box protein Pax-1a, translating to MEQTYGEVNQLGGVFVNGRPLPNAIRLRIVELAQLGIRPCDISRQLRVSHGCVSKILARYNETGSILPGAIGGSKPRVTTPNVVKNIREYKQNDPGIFAWEIRDRLLADGVCDKYNVPSVSSISRILRNKIGNLSQPNQYEGGKQASAQAGLSYNHIYPYSYPNTMSPKMSSAAGVPVTAGHMSLSRAWPSAHTVSNILGIRAFMDSTAMAGAEGYPPKMEEWSSVNRAAFPAAHTVNGIDKSAIDADIKYAQPSSTLSGYVSACAYSPTNQYGVYSGSTGGYVAAGHHHWQPQSQALSHPGGGMGMHAGEIHSSMAFKHHHAREGDRKPPSPLSKQQQQQQQQQQQQQQQQQQQQQQQQQQHGDMNSVHGLSLPTSSS from the exons ATGG AGCAAACCTATGGAGAGGTGAACCAGTTAGGCGGCGTGTTCGTCAATGGACGACCCCTGCCCAACGCCATACGGTTGAGAATCGTGGAGCTGGCTCAGCTCGGGATCAGGCCCTGCGACATCAGCAGGCAGCTCCGGGTCTCGCACGGCTGCGTGAGCAAGATTTTGGCGAGATACAACGAGACGGGCTCCATCTTACCCGGTGCCATCGGCGGGAGCAAACCGCGGGTCACGACGCCTAACGTGGTGAAGAATATCAGGGAATACAAACAAAACGACCCCGGGATCTTTGCGTGGGAGATCCGGGACAGGCTTTTGGCGGACGGAGTTTGTGACAAGTACAATGTCCCGTCGGTGAGTTCGATCAGCAGGATTTTACGCAACAAGATTGGGAATCTCTCACAGCCCAACCAGTACGAGGGCGGCAAGCAAGCGTCCGCGCAGGCCGGCCTCTCCTACAACCACATATACCCTTATTCCTACCCCAACACCATGTCGCCAAAGATGAGCAGCGCTGCTGGAGTACCGGTGACGGCCGGGCACATGAGCTTATCCAGGGCCTGGCCTTCTGCGCACACCGTCAGCAACATCCTCGGCATACGAGCCTTCATGGATTCCACAG CCATGGCTGGTGCGGAGGGATATCCACCAAAAATGGAGGAGTGGAGTAGCGTCAACAGAGCAGCTTTCCCAGCGGCTCACACGGTCAACGGGATCGACAAATCCGCCATTGACGCCGACATAAAATACGCTCAG CCTTCCTCCACGTTGTCCGGTTATGTCTCGGCGTGTGCTTACTCTCCCACCAACCAGTACGGGGTGTACAGCGGGTCGACGGGCGGCTATGTGGCCGCGGGACACCACCACTGGCAGCCGCAGAGCCAGGCCCTGTCCCACCCGGGCGGCGGGATGGGCATGCACGCGGGGGAGATCCACTCATCGATGGCCTTCAAGCACCACCATGCCcgagaag GAGACAGAAAACCGCCCAGTCCGCTgagcaagcagcagcagcagcagcagcagcagcagcagcagcagcagcagcagcagcagcagcagcagcagcagcagcagcagcaacatggagaCATGAACAGTGTGCATGGACTCAGTCTCCCTACCTCATCATCATAA